Proteins encoded together in one Acanthochromis polyacanthus isolate Apoly-LR-REF ecotype Palm Island chromosome 12, KAUST_Apoly_ChrSc, whole genome shotgun sequence window:
- the rpa2 gene encoding replication protein A 32 kDa subunit encodes MWNQGGYSETVMAGGYTQSPGGFASPSLSQGGEKKGRTRASQIVPCTVSQLMSASQADEAFRVGEVEVSQVTIVGIIRSTDKSMTNIQYKVDDMTGAPMDVKQWVDTEDPSVDNTVLPPGTYVKVSGNLRSFQNHRSVVAFSVRPLEDMNEITSHMLEVVQAHMVLSKPQTTSGAGGGMTSSSIPPMSRPTMGSMGGMGGSYAGGSGMANNGLSPNQNQVLCLIRSCPEPQGISIQDLKQRLSGISLAVIKQAVEFLSNEGHIFSTIDEDHYKSTDNDD; translated from the exons ATGTGGAATCAGG GAGGGTACAGTGAGACAGTTATGGCCGGGGGTTACACTCAGTCTCCAGGAGGCTTTGCATCGCCTTCATTATCCcaaggaggagagaagaaaggg aGAACCCGTGCCTCACAAATAGTCCCCTGCACAGTGTCCCAGCTAATGTCTGCTTCTCAGGCTGACGAGGCCTTCAGAGTAGGAGAAGTGGAAGTTTCCCAG GTCACTATTGTGGGTATCATCAGAAGCACAGACAAATCCATGACCAACATCCAGTACAAGGTGGACGACATGACGGGAGCTCCCATGGATGTGAAGCAGTGGGTAGACACAGAG GACCCCAGTGTGGACAACACCGTCTTGCCCCCAGGAACATATGTCAAAGTCTCTGGCAATCTACGTTCCTTTCAG AACCACAGATCTGTTGTGGCATTCAGTGTCAGGCCCCTAGAGGATATGAATGAAATCACCTCACATATGCTGGAGGTTGTCCAAGCACACATGGTGCTCAGCAAGCCTCAGACCACG TCTGGTGCAGGTGGAGGAAtgaccagcagcagcatcccacccATGTCACGGCCAACCATGGGTAGCAtgggagggatgggagggagCTATGCAGGTGGTAGCGGAATGGCTAACAATGGGTTAagcccaaatcaaaatcaa GTGCTCTGTTTGATTCGAAGCTGCCCCGAGCCGCAGGGTATCAGCATTCAGGATCTAAAGCAGAGGCTCAGTGGCATAAGTCTGGCTGTCATCAA GCAAGCAGTGGAATTCCTAAGCAACGAAGGCCACATCTTTTCCACCATCGACGAAGACCACTACAAATCAACAGACAACGATGATTAG